A single genomic interval of Lepidochelys kempii isolate rLepKem1 chromosome 13, rLepKem1.hap2, whole genome shotgun sequence harbors:
- the LOC140897200 gene encoding olfactory receptor 11A1-like, with the protein MKLTSNIHEGNQTTITEFILLGFGDLPQLHILLFLLFLVIYIATMAENILIIALLVTDQHLHTPMYFFLGNLSCLETCYTSTILPRMLTTLLTGDRSISVMGCIIQFYFFGSLAGTECLLLSVMSYDRYLAICKPLHYAALMNGRLCLQLVVGLWIGGFMSVSIFIFMLSQLTFCGPNEIDHFFCDFHPITKLSCTDTHMVEVAGLISCSIFTLPPFLLTVTSYVCIISNILRIPSSTMRQKAFSTCSSHLIVVTVFYGTLTLVYLLLDSDALRDLNKVFSVFYGILTPLVNPLIYSLRNKEVKKALRKSLLRSFVFFKNSKC; encoded by the coding sequence ATGAAGCTGACATCAAACATACACGAGGGAAATCAAACGACCATCACAGAATTCATCCTCCTGGGATTTGGGGATCTCCCTCAACTTCATattcttctcttcctgctgttTCTAGTGATCTACATTGCGACCATGGCTGAGAACATCCTCATCATTGCACTACTTGTGActgatcagcaccttcacacccccatgtacttcttcctggggaacttgtcctgcttggagacctgctacacctccaccatcctgcccAGGATGCTGACCACTCTCCTGACTGGGGACAGGTCTATTTCTGTTATGGGATGCATCATTCAATTTTATTTCTTTGGTTCTCTGGCAGGGACAGAGTGTTTGCTTTTGTCTGTGATGTCCTATGATCGGTATTTAGCGATATGCAAACCTCTGCATTACGCAGCACTTATGAATGGCAGATTGTGCCTCCAGCTAGTGGTTGGGTTGTGGATAGGTGGATTTATGTCTGTTTCCATCTTTATATTTATGTTGTCACAATTAACTTTCTGTGGCCCCAATGAAATTGaccatttcttttgtgattttcATCCAATAACAAAACTCTCCTGCACTGACACCCACATGGTGGAAGTTGCTGGTTTAATATCTTGCTCCATATTCACATTGCCTCCATTTCTATTGACAGTGACATCCTATGTTTGTATCATCTCCAACATTCTGAGAATCCCTTCCAGCACCATGaggcaaaaggccttttccacatgctcctctcacctcattgTGGTGACAGTTTTCTATGGGACATTGACCCTGGTGTATCTGCTATTGGACTCTGATGCACTGAGGGACCTGAACAAAGTGTTCTCTGTCTTCTATGGAATCCTGACGCCTTTGGtcaaccccctcatctacagcctgagaaacaaggaGGTAAAGAAAGCCTTGAGAAAATCTCTCCTTAGATCTTTTGTCTTTTTCAAGAATTCAAAATGTTAA